In one Bartonella grahamii subsp. shimonis genomic region, the following are encoded:
- a CDS encoding ABC transporter permease, producing MKNYWITITLLILLSILSIFVGYSDVTPSDLFAADPHAWLIFWQTRLPRTISILLVGASLALSGMIMQLLTRNRFVEPSTAGTVESASLGILFIMIFLPDISVLGKTVVATLFAMTGTLLFIFLLRRIPLKSALIVPLTGIMLSYIIGSLTNAIADYEMLLPSLQAYLFGSFSMVLEGKYELLWLSLPLCILAYCTADRFTVASLGEDLTNNLGLNYRVVMFFGLFIVASITAVVVCTIGRIPFVGLIIPNIVSSFMGDNMRRTAPWVAISGAGLVLICDLVGRIIHPSLEIPISTMMGVIGSFIFMILLLRRRKRLG from the coding sequence GTGAAGAATTACTGGATAACCATAACGCTTCTCATTCTCCTGTCTATCCTCAGCATTTTTGTTGGTTATTCTGATGTCACGCCTTCTGACCTCTTTGCAGCCGATCCCCATGCGTGGCTTATTTTTTGGCAAACACGTCTTCCTCGTACCATTTCAATCCTTTTAGTAGGTGCATCGCTTGCGCTTTCAGGTATGATTATGCAACTATTGACACGCAATCGCTTTGTCGAGCCATCAACCGCTGGAACTGTTGAATCTGCTTCCCTTGGTATTCTTTTTATTATGATTTTTCTGCCCGATATTTCTGTTTTAGGAAAAACGGTCGTTGCAACACTTTTTGCCATGACAGGCACTTTACTTTTTATATTTTTATTGCGCCGCATTCCTCTAAAATCTGCTCTCATTGTACCCCTTACAGGGATTATGCTAAGCTATATTATTGGCTCTTTAACCAATGCCATTGCAGATTATGAAATGTTACTTCCCTCTCTTCAAGCTTACTTATTTGGCAGTTTTTCGATGGTTCTTGAAGGAAAATATGAGCTCTTATGGCTATCCCTTCCCCTTTGTATTCTGGCCTATTGTACTGCTGATCGCTTCACGGTTGCAAGCTTAGGAGAAGATTTAACCAATAACCTTGGATTGAATTATCGTGTTGTCATGTTTTTTGGTCTTTTTATTGTTGCATCGATAACCGCTGTTGTTGTCTGTACAATTGGTCGAATTCCTTTTGTTGGATTGATTATTCCAAATATTGTTTCAAGTTTCATGGGCGATAATATGCGCCGTACTGCTCCTTGGGTGGCCATCAGCGGTGCAGGATTGGTCTTAATTTGTGATCTTGTAGGACGAATAATTCATCCCTCTCTTGAAATTCCCATCAGCACTATGATGGGTGTAATCGGTAGTTTTATTTTTATGATACTGCTTTTACGCAGGAGAAAGCGTCTTGGATAG
- a CDS encoding siderophore ABC transporter substrate-binding protein — MIKYMKWVASVLLVATSFTTPLWTQMSIANTSTQTNVTINHVSGTTSVPTSPKKVVVFDIAALDNMSRLGIKAVVGIPEGKKPPYLQQFDDAKYEKIGTLFEPDYEKIATLQPDLIIISSRTQAKYNDLSKIAPTIDLTVGNENSLADIERNVSILGKIFGKEKEAAAEIAKLNETLAEVRKNTKGKGQGLVLMTSGGKISALGPKSRFDILHSAFGIAPATDKLTVQKHGQLISPEFILETNPDWLLVIDRDAAIGREGQSAAQLLNNELVHRTTASKQNQIIYLDSWSWYRASGGLTGLIETAKQINEAFTKSK, encoded by the coding sequence ATGATAAAATATATGAAATGGGTGGCTTCTGTTTTACTGGTTGCAACCAGCTTTACAACACCTTTATGGACACAGATGAGTATTGCAAATACGAGTACTCAAACAAATGTAACAATTAATCATGTTTCAGGCACGACTTCTGTTCCCACCTCTCCGAAAAAGGTCGTTGTATTTGATATCGCCGCACTTGATAATATGAGTCGCCTTGGTATCAAAGCGGTTGTCGGCATTCCTGAAGGAAAAAAACCACCCTATCTGCAACAATTTGATGATGCAAAATATGAAAAAATTGGTACCCTTTTTGAACCTGATTATGAAAAAATTGCCACTCTTCAACCTGATTTGATTATTATATCCTCCAGAACTCAAGCAAAATATAACGATTTATCCAAAATCGCTCCAACAATTGATCTAACTGTAGGAAATGAAAACTCTCTTGCAGATATTGAACGAAATGTGTCTATCCTTGGCAAAATTTTTGGCAAAGAAAAAGAAGCTGCAGCAGAAATTGCAAAACTCAATGAAACTTTAGCTGAAGTTCGTAAAAATACCAAAGGAAAAGGCCAAGGTCTTGTACTCATGACCTCTGGTGGAAAGATCAGTGCCTTAGGACCAAAATCACGTTTCGATATTTTACATTCCGCTTTTGGAATTGCTCCTGCAACCGATAAACTCACTGTACAAAAACATGGACAGCTTATTTCTCCTGAATTTATTCTTGAGACCAATCCTGATTGGTTGTTGGTGATTGATCGCGATGCAGCAATTGGACGAGAAGGGCAATCCGCAGCACAATTGCTTAACAATGAGCTTGTTCACCGCACAACAGCGAGCAAACAAAATCAAATTATTTATTTGGACTCTTGGAGCTGGTATCGTGCAAGTGGTGGTTTAACGGGACTCATTGAAACCGCCAAGCAGATCAACGAAGCCTTCACAAAGAGCAAATAA